The segment CTGGCAGCTCGTCGGGCTCATAACCCGAAGGTCGCAGGTTCGAATCCTGCCCCCGCTACCAGATCTTTCTTAGAACAAGAAAGCCTCCTCGTGAGGCTTTTTTGTTGGGCGCAAGGAAGCGTCGCCAGTCGGCCGAGGGCAGCGCCCCATGGGCGCCGTGGCTCGGGAAGGCTGGATGAGCCGGTACATCGGCGAGTTTAGGGAATGGGCCACTTGAGCCCATTTTTTGTTTCTGGCACCGGAAAACCGACCATGGATACCCTGGCACTGGCAAATCGGTTCAGCGAAGTTCTGGCGGATCTCCAGCTGGAATGCCTCGGCGTGGAGTTCACCCCGTCGCAGGGGCAGAGTACGCTTCGGGTTTACCTGGACGTCCTGGACCACTCGGGTGGACGCGAGGTCGGCATCGACGACTGCGAAGCGGCCAGCCGCGAACTGTCGGCCCTGCTGGACGTCGAGGACCCCGTGCCGGGCCATTACGTGCTGGAGGTGTCCTCGCCGGGCATCGATCGTCCGCTCTTCACGGCCGAGCAGTTCGGGCGTGTGCTCGGGCAGGAAGTGAAGGTGTTGCTGAAGGCGCCGATCGAAGGTCGCCGCCGCCTGCGCGGCAAGCTGGTGCAGGTGGACGGCGAGCGGATCGTGCTGGAGGCGGAAGGCAAGTCGTTCGAATTCGACCAGGCGGATATGGAAAGCGCCCGCGTGGTACCGGACTGGGTGGCGCTCGGTTACGTGCCGCAGCCCAAGCCGGGTGGCAAGAAGCCGGCCAAGAAGGCCAAGTAAGACCTATCCCTAGCGAGCGGGCGCCGGAGAGCGGCGACCCACGGAGTAGCTGCAATGAGCAAAGAACTGTTGCTGGTCGTCGACGCAGTCGCCAACGAGAAGGGCGTGCCGCGCGAGGTCATCTTCGAGGCGATGGAAGCCGCGCTGGCGTCTGCGGCGAAGAAGCGCTACCCCGATGAGGATCCCGACATCCGCGTGGAGATCGACCGCCACTCCGGTGAATACGAGACCTTCCGTCGCTGGGAAGTCATCGCCGACGACGGCGAGATGGAGTCGCCGTTCTACCAGGTGCGCCTGATGGACGCCGTGGACGAGCGCGAGGACGCCCAGGTCGGCGAGTTCGTCGAGCAGCAGATCGAGAACGCCGAGTTCGGCCGCATCGCGGCTCAGGCCGCCAAGCAGGTGATCGTGCAGCGAGTGCGCGAGGCCGAGCGCCAGCAGGTGGTCGATGCCTTCCGCGATCGCGTCGGCGAGCTGGTGGTGGGTATCGTCAAGCGCGTCGAGCGCGGCAACGTCTATCTCGACCTCGGCAGCAACGCCGAGGCGTTCATTCCCCGCGACAAGACCATCCCGCGCGAGTCGCACCGCGTCGGCGACCGCGTGCGCGGCTACCTCTACGAAGTGAAGTCCGAAGTGCGCGGACCGCAGCTGTTCGTGTCGCGCGCCGCACCGGAATTCATGATCGAGCTGTTCAAGCTCGAGGTGCCGGAAGTCGGCCAGGGCCTGGTCGAGATCAAGGGCTGTGCCCGCGATCCGGGCGACCGCGCCAAGATCGCCGTGCTGGCCCACGACAGCCGTACCGATCCCATCGGCGCGTGCATCGGCATGCGCGGCTCCCGCGTGCAGGCGGTGTCCAACGAGCTCAACGGCGAGCGCGTGGACATCATCCTGTGGCACGAGAACCAGGCCCAGTTCGTGATCAACGCGATGGCGCCGGCCGAGGTGCAGTCCATCATCATGGACGAGGAAAAGCATTCGATGGACATCGCGGTGGCCGAGGACAAGCTGTCCCAGGCGATCGGCCGCGGTGGTCAGAACGTGCGCCTGGCCAGCAAGCTCACCGGCTGGCAGCTCAACGTGATGACGCAGGACCAGGTCACCGCCAAGAGCGAGGCCGAGCAGCAGGCTGCGCTTGCGCTGTTCATGGAGAAGCTCGAGGTCGACGAGGAGATCGCCAACATCCTGGTGCAGGAAGGCTTCTCCAGCGTCGAGGAAATCGCCTACGTGCCCAGCGCCGAGCTGCTGGCGGTCGAGGGCTTCGACGAGGACATCGTCGAGGAGCTGCGGGCCCGCGCCCGCGACGCGCTGCTGACCGAGGCGCTGGCGGTCGAGGAGGGGCTGGAGGAGCACCAGCCGTCCGAGGACCTGCTTGCGCTCGAGGGCATGGACGAGGCCACGGCCTACGCCCTCGCGGCGCGCGAAGTGAGTACGGTGGACGATCTGGCCGACCTCGCGGTCGACGACCTGATCGATATCGAGGGCATGGACGAGGAACGTGCTGCGGCGCTGATCATGGCTGCACGCCAGCCGATGATCGAGCGCCTGGAGAAGGGCGGCTAACCGCGAGCGGCCGCGCCCTGGGACGGGCGCGCCGGGGAGAGTCCATGCGGACTCTCCACCAGGGACGGTGGTGGACGTGCAGGCATGGCCGCACGGACGTGAAGCGCGGGAACGGCGGAGAAAGAACACGATGTCGGATGTCACGATCAAACAACTCGCCAAGGTACTTGGCATGCCGGTGGACAAGCTGCTCGGACAGCTTGGCGAGGCAGGCATGAAATTCTCCGATCCGGAGCAGGTCATCAGCAGCACCGAGAAGGTGAAGCTGCTCGGCTTCCTGCGCCGTACCCACGGCAAGAACGAGGCGGCACCGGAGGTCGACGATGCGGCGCCCCGGCAGATCACCCTCAAGCGCCGCAAGGTCAGCGAGCTGAAGGTCGCGACCCCGGGCGGGCGTGGCGCGGCCAGCAGTGCCAAGACGGTCAACGTCGAGGTGCGCGCCAAGCGCACCTACGTCAAGCGCAGCGTGATCGCCGAGGAGACCGCGGTCGACAGCGAGCGCGAGGATGCCGCACGCAAGCTGGCCGAATCGCAGCGCCAGCGCGAGCAGGAAGAGCAGGACCGTATCGAGGCAGAGCGCCGCCGCGAGGAAGAGGCGCGCCAGCGCGCCGCCGAGGAAGAGGCCCGCTCCGCCGAGGAGGCGCGCCGGCAGGCCGAGGCCGAGCATGCACGCCAGGCCGCGGAAGCCCAGGCGACGAGCGAACCCGAGGCGGCATCCGAGGCGCCCGCTGCTGCACCGGTCCAGGACAAGCCTGCCGAGGCCGCGGAAGCGTCCGCCCAGACCACGTCCGGTGGCAGCACCGACCACAGCGCCTTTGGCCTGATCGTCCCCCGCATCCACGAGCCGCGTCGCCGTGAAAAGAAGGTCGTGGCTGCGCCGGCACCTGCACCGGCACCCGCGCCTGCCCCCGCGCCGGCGGCAGCACCGGGTTCGGATGCCGCGCGCGGTGCGAAGGCGCGGCATGGTCGCGATCGTGACGACGTCGCCGGTGGCAAGCGTTTCGCCTCGGGCGAGCTGCATCTGTCCGATGCCGACCGCGCCCGGCGTTCCAGCAAACGTGGCAAGCCGGGCCGCTCCGGTCGCGATTCCGGTCGCAGTGCGTCGGCGTCCACCAGTGGCGGACCGCATGGCTTCACCCGTCCGACTGCCGCGGTCGTGCGCGAAGTGGTGGTCGGCGACGCCAACCTGGTCGCCGACCTCGCCCAGAAGATGGCGGTCAAGGGCTCGGAAGT is part of the Dyella thiooxydans genome and harbors:
- the nusA gene encoding transcription termination factor NusA, with amino-acid sequence MSKELLLVVDAVANEKGVPREVIFEAMEAALASAAKKRYPDEDPDIRVEIDRHSGEYETFRRWEVIADDGEMESPFYQVRLMDAVDEREDAQVGEFVEQQIENAEFGRIAAQAAKQVIVQRVREAERQQVVDAFRDRVGELVVGIVKRVERGNVYLDLGSNAEAFIPRDKTIPRESHRVGDRVRGYLYEVKSEVRGPQLFVSRAAPEFMIELFKLEVPEVGQGLVEIKGCARDPGDRAKIAVLAHDSRTDPIGACIGMRGSRVQAVSNELNGERVDIILWHENQAQFVINAMAPAEVQSIIMDEEKHSMDIAVAEDKLSQAIGRGGQNVRLASKLTGWQLNVMTQDQVTAKSEAEQQAALALFMEKLEVDEEIANILVQEGFSSVEEIAYVPSAELLAVEGFDEDIVEELRARARDALLTEALAVEEGLEEHQPSEDLLALEGMDEATAYALAAREVSTVDDLADLAVDDLIDIEGMDEERAAALIMAARQPMIERLEKGG
- the rimP gene encoding ribosome maturation factor RimP, yielding MDTLALANRFSEVLADLQLECLGVEFTPSQGQSTLRVYLDVLDHSGGREVGIDDCEAASRELSALLDVEDPVPGHYVLEVSSPGIDRPLFTAEQFGRVLGQEVKVLLKAPIEGRRRLRGKLVQVDGERIVLEAEGKSFEFDQADMESARVVPDWVALGYVPQPKPGGKKPAKKAK